Part of the Sulfuricella denitrificans skB26 genome is shown below.
CTGCCTTGCCCGTGCGGCCGGCCTTACAGTTACGAAGATTGCTGCGGACGCTATACCGGCGACGACACCCCCGCCCCCACTGCCGAAGCGCTGATGCGCTCGCGCTACACAGCCTACACCCTGGCGCAGGAACCCTATCTGCTCGCCACCTGGCACCCCAGCACCCGCCCAGCCGCGCTGGACCTCAACACCGAACCCCGGCCCAAATGGCTCGGCCTGCAAGTCAAACGTTACCAGGAAACCGACGGCAGCCACGCCGAAGTCGAATTTATTGCCCGCTACAAGATCGGCGGCCGCGCCCACCGGCTGCACGAAACCAGCCGCTTCGTGCGCGAAGAGGGGCAGTGGTATTACCTGGATGGGGATATCAAGGAAAGCTGAGGCAGCACGGATTATTCGATCCGAATATTACATTTCGGTGTGTATGCTGCAATGCTAAACTGTAAGTTGCTAATGCGTTTGATCAGACAAGGGAGTTAGTCGGGTCTGATCCTATTTAACCAACCGGAAAACGGCCATGGGCAATGAAGAGACTCCGCTAGCCAAGCTGCTCGACCTGTCCAATTTCCTCGAATCCGAGGGCACCCTGGACGAGAATCTCTATCAGCTCGCGGCAATGGCGGCCAAGATCCTCAACGCGGAAAACTGCTCCATCATGCTGTTGAACGATGATGAATTCGAAGAGTTGCGCCTGCGCGTCTGCGCCAACTTTGGAAAGTTGCCAGCCAGCGCCTACCAAAGCCCCGTCAAACAGGGAGAAGGCATTTCCGGGCATGTCGTCGCCACCGGCAAGTCGCTCCTGATCGAGGACATCACGCAATCGGAATTCGCGCAGGTGGCTCGCCAGCTTCACGACCCGCGCAAGAGCATGATTTCCTCCCCGATCCTGATCAACGGCAAGATCATCGGCGTGGTCAACGTCAACAGCCCGAAGCATCCGCGCCCGTTCAACCTGAATGATCTCAATCTGCTCGACATCGTGGCCTTGTTCATTGGCCGATCAATCCAGGTCATCCAGCTGCAAAATATCCTGAATTCCCGGTTCACCCAGATCACCCTTGCTGCCGGAGCAGATAAAACCTTCGGCAACGCCCTGTTCACCGCCTCTCAGAATCCGGATCAGATGGCGAAGATTGTCGCCAAATCGTTCTATCGCGAAATGACCAAAGCCGGTTTCGGCTCAAACCAGATCATCAAAGCCGCCGCGGAAATCATCTCGGAGCTGACTCAAAGCCTGCACAAGCACAGCAAGCGACTAAAAAAACCGTGATGCCGGTGAATCCTGAAATTCTTCGCCTTTCCTGACTTTCCTGCATACCCCTACCTGCCGGGCAGCAAAATGTGCCCGGACTCTTTCATACGCGGACGCATCCTCGCATTGATAGATTATCTGAATCGTATGCAGAGCAAATAAAAAAGGGTACGTTTCCGTCGTTCCTTATCTGAATCCTGCGCCAGACAAGTAGACAACTGGTGGATTATCTGGACAATTGAACCTGGCGGCAGCCCACATGAAAGCCCATTGCTGATTGAGCAATCCGCCCAAGGCCAACATGCGGCAACGCCCTGAGCAGGAGGGGATTACAGTCCACTCAGCACCTTGATATGCGCCGCCACGCTACGGCCCAAGGCATGAAGTTCATACCCCCCCTCCAGCGCAGATACAATCCGACCTTGGGCATGCTTTTCTGCAACATCTTTGACCTGCTGCGTCACCCAGGCGTAATCGGCTTCCTTCAGTTTGAACATCGCCATGTCATCCTCCCAGTGGGCGTCGAAGCCGGCGGAGATGAACAGCATTTCGGGCTGAAAGCGCTCCAGTGCTGGCAGCCAGCGCTCGCTCACCGCCTGACGGAACGCAGCACCATCCGTTCCTGCCGGCAGCGGCACGTTGA
Proteins encoded:
- a CDS encoding GAF domain-containing protein codes for the protein MGNEETPLAKLLDLSNFLESEGTLDENLYQLAAMAAKILNAENCSIMLLNDDEFEELRLRVCANFGKLPASAYQSPVKQGEGISGHVVATGKSLLIEDITQSEFAQVARQLHDPRKSMISSPILINGKIIGVVNVNSPKHPRPFNLNDLNLLDIVALFIGRSIQVIQLQNILNSRFTQITLAAGADKTFGNALFTASQNPDQMAKIVAKSFYREMTKAGFGSNQIIKAAAEIISELTQSLHKHSKRLKKP
- a CDS encoding YchJ family protein; this encodes MSTPLPCPCGRPYSYEDCCGRYTGDDTPAPTAEALMRSRYTAYTLAQEPYLLATWHPSTRPAALDLNTEPRPKWLGLQVKRYQETDGSHAEVEFIARYKIGGRAHRLHETSRFVREEGQWYYLDGDIKES